The genomic window TGCTTGCGTCGCGACGACGCCTCGACCGTACGGCCCCTTTCGAAGCCCACCCAAACTGCCTCATTCCTCCCCAGCCTTCTGCACCGGAAGACGGTCCTGCTCGCTACGCTGCGCGGGCTGCGTCTTCCGAGCCATCGTTCGCTTCGCTCACGATGACGCTCCTCACGTCGCACTGCTCGCTGTGCTGCTCGGCCCTCGCGCGGATTGCTCGCTCCGGCCGTTCGCCCGTACGAGGGCTCACGGCCTCCACGAGCGCGCGCCGATGTGGACTACCGGGGATTTAGTGATTCTGTAGGGAATCAATCGGGTGGGATTGGAAGGGGCCGACCGGTCGTCGCCGTAGGCGACGCAAGGACCGCAGGGAGCGACAGCGACCGAGGACCGCAGCGAGCGTACGGCGACGAGCGGGAGGGGGCTTCCAGGTGGTCTGCGTTAGCGCGGTCTGCCGATATCGAGGCAATCCGATCTGGTCCGTCACTGACGACCATGCAAATCACTTCCAAACCGTTTTGGCTGCCCACCCCCCAGACCGGGCCAATGTCAGTACGCGTTGGCGTCATCGGCGCAACGGGCGCTGTCGGACAGCGCCTCATCCAGCAGCTCGCACCGCACGACGACTTCGAAATCGCGGCGCTCACGGCCAGCGAGTCGAGCGCGGGCAAGCCCTACTCCGAGGCGGCGAAATGGCGGGCGTCGGGTCCGATCCCCGACGGCGTCGGCGACGTCACGGTCGTCGAGACCGACCCGTCGGCGGTCGGCGACGACGTCGACCTGCTCTTCTCCTCGCTGCCGTCCAGCGTCGGCGAACGGGTCGAACCCGCGTTCGCCGAGGCGGGCTACGTGGTCTCCTCGAACTCCTCGAACGGCCGGCTCGACGACGACGTGCCCCTCGTCATCCCCGAGGTCAACGCCGACCACGTCGACCTGATCGAGGTCCAGCGCGACGAGCGCGGCTGGGACGGCGCCCTCCTGAAGAACCCGAACTGCTCGACGATCACGATGGTGCCGCCGCTGGCCGCCCTCGACGACGCGTTCGGCCTCGAGTCCGTGACGGTCTCGACGCTCCAGGCGGTCTCCGGCGCTGGGTACGACGGCGTCACCTCGATGGAGATCATCGACAACGTCCTCCCCCACATCGGCGGCGAGGAGACGAAGATGGAGACGGAGACCTGCAAGCTCCTGGGCGGCTTCGACGGCGCAGAGCTCTCCTGGCACGACGTCGAGGTCTCCGCGTCGTGTAACCGCGTACCGACGCTCGACGGCCACCTCGAGAACGTCTGGGCGGAGACCGCCGAGGACGCCGGCCCTGCCGAGGCCGAGCAGGCCTTCCGCGACATGCCGTCCGTCGACCTCCCGAGCGCGCCCGAGCAGTTGATCCACGTCCACGAGGACCCGAACCGCCCGCAGCCCCGACTCGACCGCGACGCGGAGGGCGGGCAGGCGATCTCCGTCGGCCCGGTCCAGGAGACGCCCGACGGCATCCTGTTCGACTCCCTCGCACACAACACGATCCGCGGCGCGGCCGGCGCGAGCGTCCTCAACGGGGAACTCCTCCTCGAACGCGGCTACCTCTGAGCGGGCGGCCCCCTCGCGACCGTTTCGATCCCGATTCGACCTGGCCAGCCACGACGCGACACTTGATAGCAGCGGGGCTGTGTACGAGCGAAGCACCACCGGACCACGGCTATCACCGATCGCCTGCCAGATGCACCCGTCATGGGAGCCACGGAGGCCGACGATCGGCACGTATCGGAGGAAATCGGGTTCGACGACCAGCTGCTCGTCGGGGGTGCGCTCGGCGGAGTGCTCGCCGGCGTCCTGATGGGCCTGCTGATGCACTACCGGATGGGGATCATGGAGGTCGTTGGCGGCCTCTACAGCGTCGAATCCGTCACGGCGGGCTGGATCTTCCACCTGGTGCACGCCGTCCTCTTCGGCGTCTTCTTCGCGATCGGGCTGCAGTGGCGTCCGTTCGCGAAGTACGACTTCGGCCCGCTCGCCATCGCGCTCCTGGGCCTGGCCTGGGGCGTCGCGCTCTGGATGGTCGCTGCCGGGGTGATCATGCCGCTCTGGCTCGACGCGATGGCGCTACCCGCGCCGGACCTGCCGAACTGGGCAACGAAGAGCGGGACCGGCCACCTGGTCTACGGCGCGACCCTCGGCGTCGTCGTGGCGATCGCCGACCGGCTCTGAGCACCGGCTGTCTCGGCGACGACGTATCTCCGCTGACGTGACGAACCGCTTTTTACCGGAGCGCTCGACGCCGCGTCTATGGCAATCGCCGTAACGGATCTGCTCTGGAGCGCCCTCTTCGTCCTCCTCTACCTCCTGATCGCCGCCGTCGCCATCGTGGGTGCGGTCGGAATCCCTGCCTTCGTCGGCAAAATGGTCTACGACCGAGCGCAGTCGGAGGACCTCTCGAACCCCGCGGGGATCGGACTCGGTGCCGCCTTCTTCACCGTGCTCGTCGGGCTGTTCGCGATCGGCGTGCTGTTGTTCTACGTCGGTTGAGGTGCGCTCCTGTCGATGGGCGACGGCGTCCGATCGTACTGCCTCAGGGGACGACGTTCTCCAGTTCCTCGCCGGCTTCCGACCGCCGGACGTTGCCCGCGAGGATGTCCGCGAGCCGATCGTAGTACTTCGGGGTGTAGCCGGCGTTGTGCGGCGTGATCCGGACGGTCTCGAGGTCCCAGAGCGGGTGGTCGTTCGGCAGTGGCTCCGGATCGGTGACGTCGAGGTGTGCGCCGCGCAGCCGGTTCGACCGCAGCGCCCAGAGCAACGCGTCGGTGTCGAGGACGGGACCGCGGGCGACGTTGACCACGTACGCGGAGGGCGGGAGCGTCCCGAGTTCGTCGCGACCGATCAGGCCCTCCGTCGTCTCCGTCAGCGGGCAAGCGAGCACCAGTTGATCGGTGCGTGCGAGCGCTTCCTCGAAGGCTGCCTCGTCGTCGAAGCCCAGCACCTCGTCCGTCGGCCCGCCCTTCTCCGGCGAGTAGCGGATGCCGATAGTGTCGACCCCGAACCCGTCCAGCCGATCGGCGATCGCGGTGCCGATCGCGCCGAGGCCGACGATGGTGACGGTGTCGCCCATCAGTTCGTGGGTCTGGTAGTGCCGCCACTCGTTGCGGGATTGGCGGCGCTGGCCCGCCTCGAACCGGCGGACCGCGGCGAGGATCGCGCCGATGACCTGCTCGGCCATGTTCGGGCCGTGGACGCCAGAGGCGTTGGTGACCGTGACGCCGGCCGCCCGGAGCGCGTCCATCGGCAGGTGGTCGGTCCCCGCGTATCCGCATGCGAACAGCTCCATCGCGTCGGCCAGTTCGAGCAGTTCCTCGTCGATGGCCCGACCGGTGACGTAGGGGACGCCCTCGATCAGCTCTCGTTCCTCAGACGGCGTGGTCGCGACGGCGACGTCGTGGTCGGGAAGCCGTTCGCGGAGCTTCGCGCCGTAGGCCTCGACGGGCTCGCCGTGGGTTCCCTTGCTGAGTACGAGCACGTCGGCTGGCGGTGACATACCTGGGCTTCTCGCGCTCCTCACGTCATCGTTTCGGCGCGATCTCGATTCGTCGAGGTCTTCCTTCGCAGTGCAGTCGGATTCGGTCCGCCGGTCCGGCGATGGTCCCTCGATACGACGGGCGTCCCGGTGGTCGCCGTCCCGAACTTGAAGGCCAGGGCAGTCGTACTCGCTAGCATGGACAGCGAGCAGCGCCGGCGTCCGCGGGTGTCAGTCCACGAGGAGCAGGCGGTGACGGAACCGGTCGTGGCTGGGTTCTCGGAGTTCGGCCTCGCGGGGCTCACCGCGGTGGATTACCTGACGACCCAGTTCGAGATGGAGCCGGTCGGCCACGTCCGGGCGGACGGCCTGCCCTCGATCACGCCGTTCACGGCCGGCGAGCCTCGCCACCCGGTCCGTCTCCACGCGTCGAACGACGTGCCGGTGACGGCGCTGGTCGGCGAGCAGTTCGTCCCCGTGTGGGCGGCCGACGAGTTCGGCGAGTCGCTGCTGGAGTGGATCGACGCCTCCGAGGTCGACGAACTCTGTCTCGTCTCCGGCATTCCCGTTCCCCACGGCCCCGAGGACCACCGGGCGTTCTGGATCGCGACGGAGGACTTCCGGGAGCGGCGCCTCGAGGAGACCGACCTCGACCCGATGGGCAACGGCTTCCTCGACGGCGTCGGCGCGGCACTGCTCGACCGGGGCATCGACACCGACCTCGCGGTGAGCGTGCTGGTGACGCCGGTGCACCCGCAGGTCCCCGACGCCGACGCGGCGCTTCGACTCCTCGAGGGGCTCGTCGACGTGTACGGCATCGACGTCGAGACCGGCCCGCTGGAGACGTTCGCGGAGGAGGTCCGGGAGTACTACGGCGAACTCTCCGCGCGCCTGCAGACCGTCGCCGAGGACGACCAGCCCGAAGACCGGATGTACATGTAGTTCAGTTGTAACGACGACCGATCCGTCCTGCCGTCAGGTCCGTCCCAGAGCAGTCGGGCGGTTTCTCGTCGAGCGGGTACTACGGGCTTACGAAACACGGTTGTACTCGATCCGCAATAAATACGTACCGGTAGTGTGAATCCAGCACAACCGATGGCCTCAGACGACTTGCGCACGACGCTCGAACGGGTCGGGGAGCGATTCAACCTCGGGGAGTACGGCACCGACGCCTACCTCGCCGTCCTCGAACACGGCGAGTTGACCGCCAGCGAAATCTCAGAGCGAACGGACATCCCACAGCCCCGCGTCTACGACACCGTCCGCAGCCTCAGCGACCGCGGGCTCGTCGAACTCCGCGAGTCCCGTCCGATGAAGGTCGTCGCGATCGACCCCGCGGAGGCCTTCGAGGAGCTCGAGAGCTCGCTCGACCG from Salinarchaeum sp. Harcht-Bsk1 includes these protein-coding regions:
- a CDS encoding D-isomer specific 2-hydroxyacid dehydrogenase family protein — encoded protein: MSPPADVLVLSKGTHGEPVEAYGAKLRERLPDHDVAVATTPSEERELIEGVPYVTGRAIDEELLELADAMELFACGYAGTDHLPMDALRAAGVTVTNASGVHGPNMAEQVIGAILAAVRRFEAGQRRQSRNEWRHYQTHELMGDTVTIVGLGAIGTAIADRLDGFGVDTIGIRYSPEKGGPTDEVLGFDDEAAFEEALARTDQLVLACPLTETTEGLIGRDELGTLPPSAYVVNVARGPVLDTDALLWALRSNRLRGAHLDVTDPEPLPNDHPLWDLETVRITPHNAGYTPKYYDRLADILAGNVRRSEAGEELENVVP
- a CDS encoding proteasome assembly chaperone family protein — encoded protein: MDSEQRRRPRVSVHEEQAVTEPVVAGFSEFGLAGLTAVDYLTTQFEMEPVGHVRADGLPSITPFTAGEPRHPVRLHASNDVPVTALVGEQFVPVWAADEFGESLLEWIDASEVDELCLVSGIPVPHGPEDHRAFWIATEDFRERRLEETDLDPMGNGFLDGVGAALLDRGIDTDLAVSVLVTPVHPQVPDADAALRLLEGLVDVYGIDVETGPLETFAEEVREYYGELSARLQTVAEDDQPEDRMYM
- the asd gene encoding aspartate-semialdehyde dehydrogenase, whose product is MSVRVGVIGATGAVGQRLIQQLAPHDDFEIAALTASESSAGKPYSEAAKWRASGPIPDGVGDVTVVETDPSAVGDDVDLLFSSLPSSVGERVEPAFAEAGYVVSSNSSNGRLDDDVPLVIPEVNADHVDLIEVQRDERGWDGALLKNPNCSTITMVPPLAALDDAFGLESVTVSTLQAVSGAGYDGVTSMEIIDNVLPHIGGEETKMETETCKLLGGFDGAELSWHDVEVSASCNRVPTLDGHLENVWAETAEDAGPAEAEQAFRDMPSVDLPSAPEQLIHVHEDPNRPQPRLDRDAEGGQAISVGPVQETPDGILFDSLAHNTIRGAAGASVLNGELLLERGYL